CGGGGCCTGGAAGGCGCCGCTGGTGGACGCCCCGGCCGCGGTGGCGCCGGCCGCGCCCAGCGCCCTGGCGGCGTCGGCGGCGAGGTCGCCGGCCCGCTGGTAGCGCTGCTCGGGCGCCTTGGCCATCGCCCTGGCCACCACCCAGTCGACGGCCGGGCTGAGGTCCGGGCGGCTCGCGGTCACCGGTGGGACCGGCCGGGTGAGGTGGGCGGCGATCACCGACTCGGGGGTGCCCCGGAACGGTGGCGACCCGGTCAGGCCGTGGTAGAGGACGGCGCCGAGCGCGTACACGTCGGCCGGCGGCCCCACCGCGGCCCCCTCGAACTGCTCGGGCGCCGAGTAGTACGTCGTCCCCAGGTACTGGTGGGCCTGGGTGAGGGCCTGGTCGGCGTGGACCCGCTTGGTCAGACCGAAGTCGGCGAGGTAGGCCCGGCGGAGGTCGGCCGTGAGCAGGATGTTGCCCGGCTTCACGTCCCGGTGGACCAGGCCGGCGGCGTGGGCCACGTCGAGGGCGCCCGCCACCTGGTCGAGGATCGACGCCATCGTGTCCGCCGGCACCGGGCCGTAGCGGTTGATGGCCCGGTTGAGGTCGGTGCCCTCGATGTAGCGCATGACGAGGTACAGCGACCCGTCGCCGTCCTCGCCGGCGTCGTAGACGGGCACGATGCCGGGGTGGTCGTCGAGCTCGACGGCCATGGCCGACTCGCGCACGAACCGCTCGCGGAAGGCCTCGTCGACGCCCATGGCCGGGCTGAGCACCTTGACGGCGACCCGCTTGCCGTGCAGCCGCAGGTCGCTCGCCAGGTACACGGTCGCGAAGCCACCGCGCTCGATCTCCCGCTCGATTCGGTACCGCCCGGCCAGCACGGTGCCGGCGGCGGCCTCGGGGCTCACCACGGCGACCCTCCCACGTCCCGGCCGCAGTGTACGGGCCGCTACCATCCGCCCGTCGGAGGGGCGGCCGCGCAGGCGCGGCAGGGGAGGGAAGGGCCGGACGTGCCGGAGATCCGCAGTGCCGAGCCGGCGGCGGACGCCCGTCGCGCGCCCGGCGAGCTCACGGACCAGCTGATCGCCACGAGCCTGTGGACCGACGTGATGCTGGCCGACGCCGGCATCCCCGTCTACGACGCGCCGCTCGTCACGATCGGCGGGGGGCTCGGCTCGTTCGCGCTGGTCGACTTCCTGCGCATCGCCGGCGTGCCGGCGTCGAGCATCCGGGTCCTCACGAACCTCGACCGCCCCTACGACACCTACGCCTACCTCGCCCGCAACTCCCAGATCCCGGACGGGGAGCGCCTGCGGTCGGACTCGGCCTCGGTGATGGACAACATCTGGGGCTGGCCCAGCTACGCGGTGCGCGAGGCGTTCGCGGCCCGGTCCGTGCCCGGCTTCCTCGCCCCGCTGTTCCAGGTGGCCACCGAGCCGGTCCTCACCGACTACTACACGCCGAGGTCGGGCGACGTGTACCGCTCGGTCGACCGGGAGACGGCCCGCATCGGCTGGACGTCCATGCTGGCCAAGGGCCAGGCCCGCATGGTGCGCCGGCGGGCGGGCGGCGGCTACTTCTCGATCCTCACCCCGCCCGAGGGCACCTGGCCGACCCGCCGGGTGGCGTTCCGGTCGTCGTTCGTGCACGTCGCCGTCGGCTACCCGGGCCTCCGCTTCCTGCCCGACCTCCAGGCCTACCTGACCAGGTACAACGACTACACGCGGGTGGTGAACGCGTACGCGCCCCACGAGCACGTCTACGAGGAGCTGATCCGGCGGGGCGGCACGGTGCTCGTGCGGGGCGCCGGCATCGTCGCCTCCCGGGTGCTCCAGCGGCTGATGGAGGACGTCGAGCGCCACGGGGCGAGGACCCAGATCGTCCACCTGTTCCGCACGTACCAGCACGGGCTCCAGGGCCCGAGCGTGTTCATGCGCCGCCGGGCCGCGGACGGCGTCGCCTACCAGGGTTTCAACTGGCCGAAGGGGGCGTGGGGCGGCCAGCTGCGCTACCGGTTGGAGCGGGGGAGCGACGAGGAGCGGGCCCAGCTGTTCAAGGTCATGGGCGGGACCACCACCCCGAAGCGCAAGCTGTGGCAGAAGGAGATCGCGCTCGCCCGGTCCAAGGGCTACTACCGTCAGTTCGTCGGCGAGGTGGCCGACATGACGCCGGGGGCCGACAACACGGTGGTCACCCGGGTGCGGGCCAAGGACGGGTCGATCCTCGAGGTGCCCGCCCACTTCGTGATCGACTGCACCGGCCTCGAGGGCGCCGTCCCCGAGCACCGGCTGCTGAAGGACCTGCTCGAGCACGGCGGCGCCGGCCTCAACCTCCTGAAGCGGCTCGACGTCGGCCTCAGCTTCGAGGTGCGCGGCGCGGACAGCCCGCCCGGCGCGATGTACGCGTCCGGGTCGATCACGCTCGGCGCCTACTACGCCGGCGT
Above is a genomic segment from Acidimicrobiales bacterium containing:
- a CDS encoding serine/threonine-protein kinase, with translation MSPEAAAGTVLAGRYRIEREIERGGFATVYLASDLRLHGKRVAVKVLSPAMGVDEAFRERFVRESAMAVELDDHPGIVPVYDAGEDGDGSLYLVMRYIEGTDLNRAINRYGPVPADTMASILDQVAGALDVAHAAGLVHRDVKPGNILLTADLRRAYLADFGLTKRVHADQALTQAHQYLGTTYYSAPEQFEGAAVGPPADVYALGAVLYHGLTGSPPFRGTPESVIAAHLTRPVPPVTASRPDLSPAVDWVVARAMAKAPEQRYQRAGDLAADAARALGAAGATAAGASTSGAFQAP